GACCTGGGGCCCCACTGGAGGCCAAGGTAAGTTTATCAACTGTTTACTGTCCTATTTCTAaaataatccacacacacacacacacacacacacacacacacacacacacacacacacacacacacattcaaacatacacacacacacttgagcggCCCTTATTCATTTGTGCACCCTTGTTTATCTAACAGTACCATCAAGCTAGAACTTGCCAGATATACTTTTGCAAAGTACTTCCAACCTAACAGcggtttcctctcctcctctctaaacTCACGCAGGATGTGATTCTGACCAGCGGGTGTAGCCAGGCCATTGAGCTGGCCATCAGTGTGCTCTGTAACCCAGGAGACAACATTCTGGTTCCATGCCCTGGATTCTCCCTGTACAAGACACTGGCCATATCTCTCGGCATAAATGTCAAACTGTATGACCTGCTGGTGAGTGGCCTGattattggtgtgtgtatgcatgtgtatgtgtgtgtgtgtgtgtgtgtgtgtgtgggggggggggtgtgtgtgtgtgtgtgtgtctgatatggGGTGACCAGAAATCAATCGCAACCATGTGTAGGCAAAAAAGGAGGAAAACTAGGGCAATGTATGGCTGAGGCCATTATTGGCGTGGGGCCTATGAGAGGTGGAGGGGCTGGAGGTGTAGTCTGTCTCTTGGGGAGGCTATAGAGGGGTACTGTAAAGGGCTGCACAGtaggtgggtggaggagagctcGGTGGGACATAACGCTGAAAAATTGGGGCACATCTGGCAAGGATCTAGCCTGGGGTATGGCCTGGGATATAGGTCAGTGTGATTCATCAAAGGGACAGTTacatgtatgtgcacacatgtgctgcactcactcactcatacagtacatacgtatgtacatacatacatacatgctgtgtgcgcactctctctctctctctctctgtctcgctctatctatctatctctttctctgagacacacacatacactcacacactcacgcacaaacacacaccacacacagacacacacacacacacacacacacacacacacacacacacacacacacacacacacagaaacactgcaGATAGCCACAGGTCATGGACCTCACCGTGACTAAGGGACGACACTCAGGTCAGGCCAGGGGTGACACTGTGCCTGCCATTGGTCATCCCTGTTATGTAACCATACCGGCATGGCCAGGAGCCACTTCGATCGGTTGAGTGCTAATTTAGCAAACAGTTTACATGCCAGAGATGAGAGGATTGGAGATCATGATGTTCTGCCAGACGTTTGTCCGTctgcctgtgtttgttttgccacgtgtgtgtgtgtgtgtgtgtgtgtgtgtgtgtgtgtgtgtgtgaaagatttTGATTGAAAACGTTTTTGGTTGTTATGATCACAACTCTCTAATCAAACTTTATCTTTGCTCTTAGGCAGGGATGTATCAATTGgtcctacagtatacacacatctagcacatttatgtgtgtgtgttgtgtgtgtggatgtcctTGTGTCTTCAAAGGGGTTTGTGTACTCAGGTACACACTTTtaacctctccccccccccccccctctctctctctctctctctctatctctatttctctctattccccCCTTCCTGAGCAGCCTGAGAGATCATGGGAGGCAGATCTGCAGCAAATGGAGAGTCTGATTGACGACAAAACCAAATGCCTGATCGTCAACAATCCCTCCAACCCATGTGGATCTGTCTTCAGCAAGGAGCATCTGCAGAACATCCTATCAGGTAGGAGACAAAAGCTGTACTTGGTGATATCTATTCACAGGTTTCATTAGGTCCactcaagcaccatgcagttcgcattcataatctaggtgcttgattttgtacacgtGGGCAAAggaacctgatgaaacccatgaatacaaaaaaatgaGGATTTTGTCAGGAAAAAAAGCTAATGGATATTTGCTTCTTCTCTTCCTATGCTATAGTGGCTTCAAAGCACTGTATACCCATCCTGGCCGATGAGATTTATGGAGACATGGTGAGTTTGTGGTCATGTGATTAGGCAGGCACACATAAAGAGTGTGTCAATGCAGTCTGTGCACCCATACATCCATATGCACTGATTCAACCACAACGGTTAACGCAACACAACCAGTCAATGAATTGGGTGCAGGTCTCAGCCCCTGCCCTCAAGGTTACTGGCAAAACAATACTTTAGCTTGGTCGTATACTAACAGATATCATCCATTGATTAGCTTTTAGTCCAAGACCAGGAAAGTTGGCCATACAACAGTCAGCGACTGCCATCAGGGTACCTATATTGGTGGAAACCAAGGTGCTCAGTTGGTGCTTGGAGGTCCCGGGTTTGGGTCAGTGTAGGTGGAagtgaaggagaaggaggaggtgttGGCCGGTTGGTGCTCACAGTTCctgggtttgggtttgggtttgggtttaggtttgggtttgggtttggggTTTAGGTTTGGGTTTTGGTTTaggtttgggtttgggtttgggtttgggtttgggtttgggtttgggtttggggTTTAGGTTTGGGTTTGGGTCAGTGTAGGTGGaagtgaaggagaaagaggagatgtTGGCCAGTTGGTGCTCACAGGTCCTGGGTTTGGGTTTAGGTTTGGGTCAGTGtaggtgtggaggtggaggtgaaggtgCTGACCAGGCCTCCCTCGTGATACCAGCGTGGCACATTCCTccctgacagagggagagaaggtttTTTCCCTGGCTCAGCTGTGCAGCGTGTGTCCGAGCACCGCAGGGATTAGGGGTAGAATGGGGGGCTGGCAGGGCCactgggggatgggggtgggagaTTGGGAGATGGGTCACCAGGGGCAAGGGACCAGAGGGGCAGAATGAAGGGGTGCTTTGGGGATGGGGACTGGTTGAGCTTGGGGATGGTACAGCACTGAGCTGGTaggaactttgtgtgtgtgtgtgtgtgtgtgtgtgtgtgtgtgtatgtggataggATGTGTAGTTGAGGAGTTCATGTAGAGTGACATCCTGGGCACATGCAATAACATTGTGATGGTACAGCACTGAGCTGGTaggaactttgtgtgtgtgtgtgtgtgtgtgtgtgtgtgtgtgtgtgtgtgtttgtatgtgtttgtgtgtgtgtgttgttatgtaattacatgtgtgtgttcagggtggATGATGTACATTTTTTAATGTATGTTGGCGGTGGTCGATGTAAACATGGGGCTGGTTGAGAAACAGATGATTTGATTGGTTGTTCCAAGTGGTGGGGCGGGGTGTTGAACTCTACAAAGTTTGATTGGTTGGGAGTAGTTGGCAGATTAGTTGTTTCTCTCATTCAGCATTTGACACGGAGAGGGCATTGAGGGCGTTGGGAAATTACCGTAATTGTGAGCGAGCGGTTCGTAGCAGCACACAGCTGTGCTGATGGGTGTTTAGGGACTGAATCCCTGATGGTGACTGTGCACTTTGTGTGGTGTAGATGTTTCTACCCTATCAGGGTCCAGAGGGCAGCTGGCCCCGTGTGAAGTGACCAAAGCAGCCCGGCGTGTGAAGTGACCAAAGCAGCCCGGCTAAAAGGGTCCAGATGCGGTCTAGTGGGGAGACAAATAAATctcatgcctacacacacacacacacacacacacacacacacacccttccccctcctctcagcACAACCCACAAATGTACACCACGGCCACATACCCCACAATGACTTTGCACTTTTTTGGCTGCATGTGTTTGCCATTAGTCCACAAGCAAGGGTTTAGCACGAGAGTGGGCGGGTAGAATAAAGAGGAGGGCCTCCGTGTGTAATGGCTGGGCATCTGTTGGAGGCTTGGTGGAGGCGCAACGTCTCCAGTCAATAATGGTTCGCCTCTTAGGGAGGTCaagtttctgagtgtgtgtgtgtgtgtgtgtgtgtgtgtgtgtgtgtgtgtgtgtgtgtgtgtgtgagtgtgtgtgtgtgtgtgtgtgtgtgtgtgtgtgtgtgcgcgagtgtgtgaggcatgtgtatgtgtgtgtgtgtgtctgtgtgtgtgtttatgtgcgagtgtgtgtatgtgtgtgtgttagtgagtggcGTGTAACTAAGCCCCCAGGACTCTACCTATGGGGCTCAGTAGGATCTGGCGAGTGGAAAAACCCCACAGCCCCTAAAGAGACTGTGCCAACAGATCCAAGGCTGCGAGATGCAGTTTTTTTGTGCCTCACTCATTTTTCAGCCGCACACTCAGCTGCAGTGTCAATCAGGCCCAAAGGGCCAATGGGAAGTGGGGTGGTTCCACATGTTTAGCATCGAGCCTTCTGAACTAACCAGAACCAGACGCACTGGCTGGCTCCAACAGAAAAAACAATGCATCGCAAGAAAAGAACCGTGATATCAGTTTGCACACAATCCACGATCATTTGCTCTTCAATCAGACAATGTTCTCAGAGCCGTTTAGCATCTAACTTAAACGTTTtttaactattattattattattatcattattattattattattattattattattgttgttattattattgttattattattattattattactattattattattatatggatgtcgtttatgtttttgttgttgttaatagTAAGCTAACATCATGTTGTTACACAACtataatgttgatagacagcgGGCATCTGATGTAATGCTGCCATAACATTGTGCGGggggcatgtctgtgtgtgcaggtgttccCAGGATGCTCTTTCCACTCGCTGGCACCGTTGAGCCGGGACGTGCCCATCCTGTCCTGCGGGGGGCTGGCCAAGCGCTGGCTGGTGCCCGGCTGGAGGATGGGTTGGATCCTCATCCACGACCGCGGAGACGTCTTCGGCACAGACGTGAGACGCGCAcatttgtgaacacacacagacacacacacacacacacacacatgcacatgcacacacatactgtacactcaaaacacacacagacacacacacacgcacacgcacaggcacacacatatactcaaaacacacacacaaacacatacacctacatacacacacacacacacacacacacacacacacacacacacacacgcagacacactgtGAACAACTTGTTCCTAACACATTGTATTCCGTCCTCTGCCTTCGTTGACTCCCTCCGCCAGATCCGTGAGGGTCTTGTTAAACTGAGCCAGAGGATTCTGGGGGCCTGCACTGTGGTCCAGGGGGCACTAGAGAGCATTCTGGACAACACACCAAAGGAGTTTTACAACAGAACCATCAGCTTCATCAAGGTAAAACTAATATCCTCCTTCCTGTCACACCTAGACTTTGAAACCCCTGTTGTAATAGTCTATTTACTTATAAATGATGTCTTATTCCTTCATTATTCATGTAGTGTTATCTATATCTCGCTCAGTTTTTTACCTCATCTAATCCCAATCCTATTTATTAGTCAAACTCTGAGATCTGCTACTCTGCGCTGTCAACCGTCCCTGGACTGACTCCTGTCATGCCCGCTGGGGCCATGTACCTCATGGtaggtctgctgtgtgtgtgtgtgtgtgtgtgtgtgtgtgtgtgtgtgtgtgtgtgtgtgtgtgtgagcatgtgtggatCTAGTTATTATTGATCAAATTGTATGTAGCATGTTACTGCAAAGATTATGCATTTGAAGCAAAAATGTATGATCTGATTCAGTTAGCAagataatttgtgtgtgtgcgtgcgtgcgtgcgtgcgtgcgtgcgtgcgtgcgtgcgtgtgtgtgtgtgtgtgtgtgtgtgtgtgtgtgtgtgtgtgtgcgcatgaagTGCAAGAAGTTAAAACCACCATAATAAGACAAATTCTTTCAACCTGTCTCTGTGTAGGTGGGGATTGATATGAAACACTTCCCAGACTTCCAGAACGACGTGGAGTTCACCGAGCGCCTGGTGACGGAGCAGTCTGtcttctgcctgcctgccacggTATGCATCGTCTCTTCTCCTTTCATACGCTCTTATTGACAAGGTTCAAAGACAGGAAAAACAACATCTTTATGGCCACTTCCACTTATATAAGTGATATAGTTAGTGTTAGCTAAGTCAACCGACTTTGAGAATTGCCTCCTGAGGGTGTCGGGGGGCCCCCTTCACTTAATGGCTGGTAGgtcgagaaaaaaaacacccctcTCCCCGAAAACTTCCCCCTCCAAACCATGCTTCTGTTTTATTCAGCAACTCTTGTATGTGTTTCCCCCACAGCCGTTCGAGTACCCGAACTTCTTCCGCATTGTGGTGACGGTTCCTGAAGAGATGATGGTGGAGGCATGCGACCGGATCCGCGAGTTCTGCGCCCGCCACTACAGACCCCGCAGCCAAGAAATCGACCAATGAGAGTGCCGGacagtgggggggtgggagtggggggtgggggtgggggaaggTAGAGAGCTGGATACTGTCAAGCACACAGAAAAAAGGGATGgagaagagatggatagagaagagagagggagaaatgaagagaaagggaagaatTATAGAGACGGAGCTCAATCTGAAAGGAtcggaagagagtgtgtgtgtgtgttgcacttcAGTAAGGTTTGAGAGAGTATTGTTGTTTTCTCTTTGGAAACCCAAGATTCTGTCCAGACCATGTATTTATAATTTTTTTGTACAGCCAGTGTGGGTCTGTCTTGTGTAaagccattttctgttttaTACTATTTGTAATTTTTGGCCATGTTATTGAAAATAGATTCATTTATTCCATCCGTAAAAAAAATTACACCAATAGATTTAAGGACAATGTCTTAGTATTTGACTCCAGATGTTAGTTTAGGCACATCTGTTTCTATATCTAGCATTCAACATTCAGTCTATCATATTAACTATGGGCTTTGCTTTGTATATTCTTTGTCTGGTAATTTGATGCATGCTCTCCTTGATAATAgatttacagtatgtcatgcCTGTACATTTACCCTGACGTTAtcgtgagtatttgtgtgtagtTATAGTTTTTCACTATGGAATGAGGAGGAAAATATTTAAATACATTAGATTTGTGAAAGATAGAAGTGTTTTACAAACAATACAGTCATTGTATATAAATCTTTCCATTTGAATGTCTTGTTTATTTTATCATGGTATAAGTTCAAAAACGTATGAACTTCAAACTTGCATTATGTTCTATTATCTCCTCTTAGAGAACAGGATCTGAGTACAAATAAAGAACATTTCAGAGACATTTGTGAAAGTGCTGTTTAAGTGTATTTTCCCCTAACTGCTGTCATGACATGCTCACACACCGTGTGGTGCAcgatacagtatctgtgtgtgattaCATTTAATTTCACCCCAGCatgcacaaggacacacactcacatacacacacatatacagttacCTTCTGACATGCTTAAACCAGCCTGGAGGTCTCCCTCCACATGTGTTTTCTATTGGAGCAGATGATCACTGCTTTGGGCGgacttcctttttcttttccacTGGCTGAAAGGTATTACTGTAACAGCGTTTCTGTAGGCCTGAACCATTTGCTCTGAAGTCACAGAGAGCATTTCCACGAGGAGAGTTATATATCCAGACAAAGCTTCTTGAGCTTGCGCAAACACTTTTGAACACAAATTGAATCTAGTCTCAGAAaagtatccatccatccatccatctatctatatctatctatctatctatctatctatctatctatctatctatctatctatctatctatctatctatctatctatctatctatctaactatctatctatctatctatctatcttgcaaACAATCCTGTTCCTGGAGGCCTGATCAGACTTAATTATTATTCTGATTCAGTGGGATAGTTAACAAAAACTGCCAAGTCATTTCGCCAGTGGTTGCATGTTTTTCTCTGCACTTTACTCTCTGATTGTCAACAAAGGATGCGGCTTACAGACTGATGATGGATGACTTTTAGTATGCTGACATCTACTGGTAGTTGTATGCATTGCATGTAGGGTTTGTAGCagactagcctagaaatctagacacccctggcgggtctggctggtcaggctagtaGCAGACCCtaacaaatacatacatgtaatttgcatttttgacacacacacacacacacacacacacacacacacacacacacacacacacacacacacacacacacacacacacacacacatacgcatacagtAGAAAAGTTTGAAACGTTTTAGTTTTAGTTCTATTCTGCTGTATATGCATAtgagtgaatttgtgtgtgtgtgtgtgtgtgtgcatttgtgttgcgCATGTGTTTGCATTCAAAACAAAGACACCCATATGGACGTTTGTACTTTCACTTTTCCGCCCATTCCAGGAACCGTCAGTTTTGTGTGAGTACTGTCTGAAACAGTGACACAGGGAACAGCTTGCTGCATTCAGCTTTTTATTTGAGCTTATAGGGAAGTTGGGGAATGTCAGCAGGCAAAGTTGTAAAGGTCACTTCCTTCTGTCAAGGCAAGCATtttactcttacacacacacacacacacacacacacacgcgcgcgcgcacacacacacacacacacacacacacacacacacacacaaacacacacacgcgcgggcgcacacacacacacacacacacacacacacacacacacacacacacacacacacacacacacacacacacacacacgcatgcaccttGTTAGGTTGAATGATTAACccaagagataaagagaaagacgaAAGAGACAGAGCGCAACAGTTAAGACGGGAAGGGTGCGCATGAAAGAGTGtcaagagaaaaaagacaaaggACAAAAGACAGGAGAGTGTGAGTGCGGTGTCAGTGTTCCGGTCCGGAGTGTGAGTGCGGTGTCAGTGTTccggagtgtgagtgtggcgtCAGTATTCTAAAGTGTGAgtactgtgtctgtgttctggagtgtgggtgtggtgtcAGTGGTCTGTACTGCACTCTAAAGGCTCAAGATGGAAGAAGACAGCAGACAACTGAGAAAGATTGAACTCAATGATGGGAGACTCATGCCACTGCTTGGACTGGGGACATGGAAGGGACCAGtacgtaagcacacacacacacacacacacactctctcgctctatctctcacacacacacacacatacacacacacacacacacacacacacacacacacacacacacacacacacacacacacacacacacacacacacacacacactctctctctctctctctatctctctcattctctgtctctttgcatTTGTCTCTGCCTTTCACTTGTTCCTGCTTCCTCCatttgaatatatatatatatatatatatatatatgaccaCAATTCACAATTCCTTATATTGTTATCATtccacatttacagtaattaaATTAACTAAATGGGTATCAGTTGTGATATGCATGTAATTGAAATGGCATCTCCTGTCATTCAGTCTTATATCTGAGAGGTAATGTGATATTCTTAATTCATCCTTCACCAGAAAGTTACTGATCAGATTTGCCAAGCAGCAGTAGAGGCTGCCATTGCGGCCGGCTACCGCCACCTGGACACAGCCTTCAGTTACCGAAACGAAGTGGAACTGGGCAAAGCCATCCAGAACAAGATCAGTCAAGGCGTCATCCGCAGAGAGGACATGTTCATCACCAGCAAGGTGGGGCAGCAACACAAGATGCTACCTGCTAACAACACGAGCAACACAAGCTAATATATATGGTTACTATAGCTGCGGCtccacacactcttaaacaaaagggttcttggggtgctatatccatgctggctttaaagaacccttaggggttccttaggggttcctttggtTTCCTTTTTGGTTCTTTAAAGctcctttttttctaagagtgatGGTTTCACAGATGAGCCAGCATAAGATTGAATATTAGTTACAGAATCTTCTCCCTTCTGTTCTCGACAGCTATGGTGCACACACCACGCTCCAGCGGACATCCTTCTTTGTCTTAACAAGACACTGAGTGATCTACAGACGGACTATGTGGACCTGTACCTTGTGCACTTTCCTGTGGCCCTGAAGgtaccaaacacacaccgacacacacacacacacacctacacacacacacacacacacacacagagagagagagagagcatgcatgtgcaatacacacaaacatacaaaaacaagcaggcacaaagacacacacacacacacagatacaaactcACAGATTAAGTTTAACCACATCCATACCTCCAATACttgaacatacagtagctgaTACTTACTGGAAGTGGCAtactctaagtgtgtgtgtgtgtgtgtgtgtgtgtgtgtgtgtgtgtgtgtgtgtgtgtgtgtgtgtgtgtctgtgtgtctgtgtgtctttgtgcctgCTTGTTAGGGGTAAACTAGAGAGTGAACTTCTGAGGTTGTATGATTGAACCATTGAGGAAATAATGGGACGAGAGGTCAGGAATCTTTTCAGGAATCTCTGAGTGACTAGCCATGCCCTCCTGTCTCTTTCCTACAGAGAGTGGATGACGAACTCTTCCCCACGAAGGACGGAGAGATGCTCACAGCGGATATTGACTACGTAGATGTGTGGAAGGTCAGAGCCTTAACTTAGCCTACTGGGGAACACCTTAGTGTGGGTTGGGAAGTGGTTTGGGAATACAAGGAAGTTGTGCAAACACTACTCCGCACCacttacatgtactgtatgggttTGTTTGCAGCCCTGTCTCAGTGTCATGTAACAATGAAGGTAAAGAGGTCACGACTTTTCCCCAAACAATAGCACAGTGTTGTAAAATCAGGGTTGAAGCTGACATTATGCTGCGGGCCACAGAACACTTCCCTGTTAGGTCTGGGAAGGTCTTGGCTGCTTCACACAACACGTTGACTGAACCATGTTGTTATCACTCATAACCAATGGCTGTACCAGACAAGTGAATGTGAGTCGTCATCCATCCAATGAATCTGTGTTTCTTGTGTTTACATGTAATACTATAGACtggtatgtaggtgtgtgttccCCTATGCATTTGTTGTGTCTTTCAGGTGATTTGTATAAATTGAAATGAATTTTCCATGTGTTTGTTGTAGGCTTATTACATCTGGTTTAGTGTGAACGTATGTTGATGAGCTCCATATCAAGTGTATGTCACTCCATGTCTGTGCGTGTTGTGTATTTAATCTGATTTTGTGAGTCAATGTTGTTccatgtcagtgtgtttattatgtgttttggtgtgattatgtgttgtgtctgtttgtctggaaGGGACTGGAAGCTTTGCAATTCTCTGGGAAAGTGAGGAGCATAGGAGTGTCCAACTTCTCGGTTTTGCAACTGGAGAGACTGCTGTCCATGGCAAAGGTCCCTCCTGCTGTCAATCAGGTGTGTCTACCGATCCCCTGAAACACCAAAATCCAAATCCAGCTCAATGCATTCATGTTCAACTCAGTCCAAAGACCAACATCATCATCAGGTTTTAATGCTTGCCACATCTTTTTGAGTCAAGCTATTTCTAAGGGTCAGCGTAAACGTAAATGTAGCCATTTGATGCATTGCACCAGAGGACGCAGAAATACAAAGTTGATGTAACATGGCAAGTTGTCAAAGTTATGTTATGACAGCATAAGATAGCCTACCATCCACCCATGCACATACCCATGCACATGTATTCTATATATGGAGTGAACATATTTAATGTAAGAATGAATGGTAAAAAACTATACAACAAAGGACAAGGAAGACAAACTAAACTGGGGCATGCAAAAGGCAAATGTGACTACATCAACAAACTGCAGACTGACATGTACATACAGAACTACACAAACGCAGACACATTTGCACCTGTCTGgtttgagaaaaaaaatgcaaattcAGAAAGTTTGCATTCAGACATTT
This sequence is a window from Sardina pilchardus chromosome 10, fSarPil1.1, whole genome shotgun sequence. Protein-coding genes within it:
- the tat gene encoding tyrosine aminotransferase; the encoded protein is MDPKSYVVQMNGKNFQSNGTHGNGILTNGVHGNGVHTNGINGKGVHHVSLRSSINPAKLKGHIKRWNVHSSEMSKNTLNPIRAIVDGMKLTPNPEKPMIALSIGDPTVFGNLPTDEKVLQAMKDAIDSQKYNGYAPSVGYQKSREAVANFYSRPGAPLEAKDVILTSGCSQAIELAISVLCNPGDNILVPCPGFSLYKTLAISLGINVKLYDLLPERSWEADLQQMESLIDDKTKCLIVNNPSNPCGSVFSKEHLQNILSVASKHCIPILADEIYGDMVFPGCSFHSLAPLSRDVPILSCGGLAKRWLVPGWRMGWILIHDRGDVFGTDIREGLVKLSQRILGACTVVQGALESILDNTPKEFYNRTISFIKSNSEICYSALSTVPGLTPVMPAGAMYLMVGIDMKHFPDFQNDVEFTERLVTEQSVFCLPATPFEYPNFFRIVVTVPEEMMVEACDRIREFCARHYRPRSQEIDQ
- the zgc:56622 gene encoding aldo-keto reductase family 1 member B1, which codes for MEEDSRQLRKIELNDGRLMPLLGLGTWKGPKVTDQICQAAVEAAIAAGYRHLDTAFSYRNEVELGKAIQNKISQGVIRREDMFITSKLWCTHHAPADILLCLNKTLSDLQTDYVDLYLVHFPVALKRVDDELFPTKDGEMLTADIDYVDVWKGLEALQFSGKVRSIGVSNFSVLQLERLLSMAKVPPAVNQVELHPYLVQTDLIEYCQSKSIALTAYSPFGSPGRPPDRHQGDTDPEKLLQDPVVADIATKHRRTPAQVLLRYHIQQGICVVPKSTKPNHILENTKIFDFTLDEEDMSRLRGLNRGWKACVVDALKSHPFYPFN